ttattgtgcctatctcggttgttcagtactttcgtgataataaaacaagcagacattgattttgccaagattgaaggaaagaatctggccataagcgttgtcgattctcagcgttattcgaatgtaagtggatcgggttctgctagttattcggaatgtttcgaatcatcacagaagacgtgtcgggttcaactctcctatatcaacatactcttctccagacgcttagcTGTCACTTTGTGTGTTGACGAAGCTGACAAACACATTAGTATTTTCTCAAAATGTGCAAACTTGAAGAATCTCACTTcattgtgtatgtgcttgtgctgtagaaaccggtgatgaatttgtgtatctaaatcaggttctctgccttagatcggtcattccttgtgatacatgaacgttgtattcttgtctttcagaagagttggtattgaaccaagaatacttcaaacattctaaaccctacttggaaacaaaccaacaaaatccttatactcttatagcagaacccgacacgtcttctatcatGTGACGGACAgaggtgcaagagaatggcgagttattttcagttatttctgttgattcacaaattccattgtttaaatcagaatcaggttctcaaaacaaggatcgttctaatagattaaagagaataaaccaatttttaccatttttacccatagtatacgggccgtataacaatatacgacccgtatacatcgttcgtatacattgtatacgatcggtaaaaaaAATTTTACCGAGAGTATACAGCCGTATAAACcgtatacggctcgtatacatatggtaaaaacctctgtaatctttatatagtgtgtgatttgaccggttgtattaagttatctctgttgaatttgatttcaacaaatcttttccttttccttcaatttctagaacattcttcgtaacatgaagagaaatcaattgtatttttttagttgcttctcttgttaagtttcttaaccaaccgaaatccacaaattccaacagttacATCGTTTTTACCGTCCGGTTTCCAAACTCTTTCActcaaagttaatattcactatggtggatgcaagcataaagttaaaaaaatactcaagaagattgaagagtacacaactgaaggttcagtgcacgaaaagtttcttacgaacgatatgtatcaggaagctcagtatcaacaacttgtgagtgggaatatggctatgaagaATAGTATCAACaacgtgtcgggttcttccaacatattgtgtatgtgcttgtgttgtagaaaccggtgatgaacttgtgctgtagaaaccggtgatgaacttgtgctgtagaaaccggtgatgcttgtaaaattgcatcaactctcctatatcaacatactcttctccagacgcttagttgttatgaatgacaacttgaggggtctagttaactttcagattcagattcaggaaacAGATGATTTGTAAAAAAAACTGGTTGATGAAACCAAAGCTGTTATTTttgttgttcagtacttccgagatctgatccaaccgaaatccacaaattccaacaaattgcaTCAGGAAGCTTAACTTtaacggacgatatgtatcttctatcatgTGACGGACCCAATTTttgcaagttaaatccacaatcaacgtatacaggtgcaagagaatggcgagttattttcagttattttTTTTGATCCACAAATttcattgtttaaatcagaatcaggttccCAAGACAAGGATCGtgctaatagattaaagagaataaaccaatttttaccattttttacccatagtatacgggccgtataacaatatacgacccgtatacaatcatcgtatacatagtatacgatcggtaaaaatattttttaccagtcgtatacggccgtataaacgGTATACGACCTGTATACACATGGTAAAAAATGGTAATAGGTTGTGGTTCAGCCAAAATGACATCTAGCATTACTAACGGTTCAAGTAAGTatctaaaattttgaaaattcaggtttaccttgttagtttctcaaacactaataaacatctgcttcctgaatctgaatcagaatgttaactctttcactcataaacatctgcttcctgaatctgaatctgaatgttaactctttcactcatcaacatcgagggttgtattggaatcaggcgttggaaggattgtagtagtaAGACATTGGTACCACTTTGAaagttgcatcaggaagctcaactttaacggaccggttattcgaccgagtaatcaattgtatttttttagttgattctcttgttaagtttttctgacccaaccgaaatccacaaattcaagtcaaggatcactctaatagattaatgagaataaaccctcgtttcttcatcttcatcttcatcttcatcttcaagaacaatgatgaacagatgatgttgggaattaaacgcatgtacgtgacaaaacaaggatcgttctaatagattaaagagaataaagcaaggatgttgtgaattcgcataaacatatattcgtttcataacctcctgctataaatcaaccacaactgacaaagagcatgtattagaaaccatcctatgtcttttaccaaccgaagaggcagcaaggacagataatacttcatttgtcgagaaaccatattgtcaagaaactaacatcttttaatacttcatttgtaaccgtaaggataatgcaaatttgtacgtaaagatctctacacaaactgtgtatgtgcttgtgctatagaaaccggtgatgaatttgtgtatctaaatcaggttctctgccttagatcggtcatccttgtgatacatgaacgttgtattcttgtctttcagaagagttggtattgaaccaagaatacttcaaacattctaaaccctacttggaaacaaaccaacaaaatccttatactcttatagcagaacccgacacgtcttctatgatgattcgaaacattcacgaaccataatggactcagactcatactactcaccctcccctgaggaaaagttttcccgacgactcaagacaaagcagttggtttgggttcatatcagcgttgtttatcaccctgtgtaagcattggaagcccgaccactagcagaatcattgcattacatcctcgttgaaaacaagtgattaaaacgcttctccttacaactctcatcaaatgcctcacccttcctttttattacagtcatacgacacgTATACGCATGGAATCTCTGATGCCGTGGGTAAAATCTAATTTTCTtttcatacgggccgtatacagccgtatacagttatacggctcgtatacgTTATTCGTATCTATTGTATACGACCAGGCAAAttctttacacatggtgtatacgggccgtatacagttatacggcccgtatggaatgaaaaaaactgacaaagtctgaaggcacaaactttgttagttttattttattatatacgggccgtataactgtatacggcccgtatagactATGTGTAAATAAGTTTTTGCCACACGAAGGTATATTACAAAATTTATAGGGTTCAAAAATTATTTAATATTCGAATAGAATAATTATTAGTCAAGGAAAGATCCCACTTGTTTATTCGAATTTCGAGTTATTCAGCATTAACTTTGACCAAAGAACCCATGATCACATCAATCAAATTTTTGCATTCTCTAAATGTTGGTGATCCATTAGGTAAATATAGAAGCATTACAACATAAAAgcaacaaaaaaaacaaaatagaCAATTTTTTAATCAAAATTCACCATCACATTTGACGGTTAGAGAGACACATGACCGATCCTGAAACCATATATATAAAAACTTAACTCTCGATGAAGAAAGAAATGACATGTCGACACACAGATCAAGCGGGTCAGATCGGCTACAGATGGATCATTCCTTCCACATGTCTGCAAACTCATCAGTCTCCAGGGGATTTGTCATCTCATGCatttttcttcttgttttggcttTAACCTTCTTTGCATACTTTCCAGCCTTCTGTCTCTTCTCCAACGACCGTATctaataataaaaattttaaaaacataaTCATATGAACAACATTTAAGCTCCGCGAAATTTAAATAGATACAAGGATGTGGATGTCTAACCTGATTTGGCGAAACATAAAATGGATTCTCATACAGCGTTGGACCCCCAAAGCTACCGCCAAATATCTTTATCGGATTTAAACAAAATCTTGGACCAACCTGTCCATTTATATACAGACACGtaaatacacacacatatatatatgtagtgtgtatgtatgtatgtttattAATACAAACCTCAATAAGGGTCATCTTTTCCAGGCCTCCTCGGTCAATTTTATCTGCTCCAGTATGAGGGCATGATATCTGTTTCATAAGATAAACGAAACATTAATTTAGTCTAAAACACATCGATACATGTACATTGATCCAGTAAACAAAAAAAACTAACTTCATAACCAACCTGGTAATTACGGAACCAAATGTGGTCATCGACAATTGAGAACACAAATACATGATCATGATAGGGCTTTGATTTCCTGTGTTCCTTTGGAGTTCCAAATATCTGTTCACAAAAACATATAAAACATCGTTACTTTGGTATTTCGAGAAACCAGGCGAAGTATGATGTTTTCAGCATTAAACCAAATCACGTCTAGGGATTATAACATTAATAACAACACCTACTTTAGTACTTTATAATAACAAAATATTGTTCCTTTATTCATCTTCTCTATTTTTTAATACTGTAGAATATATGCTTGCATTTTTTGTTGAAGTCGTGTTTACTTAGTTTGGTCAACACTGAAACAAATTTGAAGCTACTCGATCCAAATGCATTCTAAATTCTCAAGGTTTTTCATTACAATCTAGTTACTTGACTAGTATACTGGCACAGCTGTTAGCGTTTATTCTTTATGAAGTGAGTGACTTTTGATACATTTGTAGTTTCATTTTTAGGCATGTTTGTAAGTATCTCTGCCGTTATATAAATTTAACTCGACCTACTTCTAGATATATTTGTCAAAAATGGCACCTGTGAGCCAGACTTGAGTAGTTGACCTTTTTTATAGCACTCCCATACACCAAAATTCTTTGGATTTTAACAGTTAAAAACGAAAGTCTTTATAGACATCATTTTTCTTGATTACTGATGATAGTTTGTTGTTTTTACTGATGATGTTCAAAACACGTACAGAGTTGTCACCAAAATttcaaagcaaaaaaaaaaaaagactaccGTACCTGCGTGATCATTTCTTTCAAAAGTTTCCAGTGTGGATCTTTATCGAAATTTGACGAAAATGTGAGAAGGGGACGAGAACCTTTAAGATGATTTCCCGTGAGCTTTAACTCTTCCATTGTGTGAACTAAATAATAATAACACAAATCAATAAAACCATATAAAGCCTTTAACAGAATCAACAAGAACCATATCATTAGTCAGAATCATTTTTGGTTCACTTTAAAAACCACAGTTGAACTACTGAACTAGCTTACCTGCATTCACTAAAAACTTTACAGATGGACCATTTGGGCACTTGGACATCCACAAGTAAAGGTCTTTATGTTTCCTGCACTGAAAGAAAAATAAACACAAAACCATCAAACATAAAACGAAACCTAAGCCCAAATCTCTCAACTAATAAACtcaatacacatatatatattaagAGTGTTCATAGCACACAATCCAAAGCAAGCTGGCCCATTTGAAATCCAAACAATTCAGCTTTAGCGATTGACCATTCCATCCAATATTCTAGAGCTTAGAAAACCGTGTAAACTAAACTGGCTGTTTAAccttcattttgttttttttttcttttttaggatATGCAGCTGTGTACATTGCGGGTGTATACAAGCCGAGCCCAACAAAGCTCAAGC
The sequence above is drawn from the Helianthus annuus cultivar XRQ/B chromosome 12, HanXRQr2.0-SUNRISE, whole genome shotgun sequence genome and encodes:
- the LOC110895276 gene encoding ribosome biogenesis protein BRX1 homolog 2 translates to MGKKRKHVEVEAPAAKKDETAPERPKRTLLGWKDKPENQQESTGFRNREKVLVTCSRRINYRYRHLMLNLVSVLPHCKKDNKVESKATKGATLNELVELKSCSSCLFFECRKHKDLYLWMSKCPNGPSVKFLVNAVHTMEELKLTGNHLKGSRPLLTFSSNFDKDPHWKLLKEMITQIFGTPKEHRKSKPYHDHVFVFSIVDDHIWFRNYQISCPHTGADKIDRGGLEKMTLIEVGPRFCLNPIKIFGGSFGGPTLYENPFYVSPNQIRSLEKRQKAGKYAKKVKAKTRRKMHEMTNPLETDEFADMWKE